One window from the genome of Haladaptatus paucihalophilus DX253 encodes:
- a CDS encoding winged helix-turn-helix domain-containing protein yields MSSDTGSDTGLQECEDCLAPAEAFSVIANETRLSILEALWQAPERPVGFSELRKEVGMRDSAQFNYHLKQLTDHFVVRTDAGYDFRQAGKKVVSAVLAGSFNEHPHLDPIELDETCVDCDAHLRAAYEEETLTVACPDCGKAHGNYPFPPGGLNDRTDDEIMDAFNQRVRHLHCLAADGVCPECNGRMETTVTRDTENLLGTKVRVDHECAQCHHQLHSTAGLSLLDQSRVVTFYSDHGIDLCTKPFWALPWCVEDENTTIRSEDPWRVHVTIPLDDETLDVTLDGDMAVVEIERTRSSSTDAKSAV; encoded by the coding sequence ATGAGCAGCGATACCGGCAGCGACACCGGATTACAGGAGTGTGAGGACTGTCTCGCACCGGCGGAGGCGTTCTCGGTCATCGCCAACGAGACGCGCCTCTCGATTCTGGAGGCGCTCTGGCAGGCCCCGGAGCGGCCGGTCGGCTTCTCGGAACTCCGCAAGGAGGTTGGAATGCGCGACAGCGCCCAGTTCAACTATCACCTGAAGCAGTTGACCGACCACTTCGTCGTTCGAACCGACGCGGGCTACGACTTCCGACAGGCCGGAAAGAAGGTCGTGAGCGCGGTGCTGGCCGGGTCGTTCAACGAACACCCCCACCTCGACCCCATCGAACTCGACGAGACGTGCGTGGACTGCGACGCCCATCTCCGGGCGGCCTACGAGGAGGAGACCCTGACCGTCGCCTGCCCCGACTGCGGCAAAGCCCACGGCAACTACCCGTTCCCGCCCGGCGGCCTGAACGACCGGACGGACGACGAAATAATGGACGCGTTCAACCAGCGCGTGCGCCACCTCCACTGCCTCGCCGCCGACGGCGTCTGCCCGGAGTGCAACGGACGGATGGAGACGACGGTGACCCGCGACACCGAGAACCTCCTCGGCACGAAGGTCCGGGTGGACCACGAGTGTGCGCAGTGTCACCACCAACTCCACTCGACGGCCGGACTGTCGCTCCTCGACCAATCGCGGGTCGTCACGTTCTACAGCGACCACGGCATCGACCTCTGCACGAAGCCGTTCTGGGCGCTCCCGTGGTGCGTGGAGGACGAGAACACCACGATTCGCTCGGAGGACCCGTGGCGAGTCCACGTCACGATTCCGCTTGACGACGAGACGCTCGACGTGACCCTCGACGGCGACATGGCCGTCGTCGAAATCGAGCGCACCCGCTCGTCCTCAACCGACGCGAAAAGCGCCGTCTGA